Sequence from the Enhydrobacter sp. genome:
GCGCCGGGCGATCCCGCCGATCCTGGGGAAGCGGAACTCGAAATGCGGCGTGAACCACGCGGGGTCGAAGGCGTAGCCGGCGGCCGCGAGATCGTCGAGCACGTCGGCGAAATCCTGCCAGACGAAGTGCGGCAGCATGAACTCGTCGTGCAGGCGCGTGCCCCAGCGGCTCAGCCGCCGCTCGTAGGGCCGCTGCCAGAAATGGGCGACCAGTCCGCGCAGCAGCGCCTGCTGCGCCACGCTCATGCGCCAGTGCGGCGGCATCTCGAAGGCGCGCAGCTCGAGCAGGCCGCGCCGTCCGGCGGCGCTGTCGGGCGCGAACAGCTTGTCGATGCAGAACTCGGTGCGGTGCGTGTTGCCGGTCGAATCGACCAGGATGTTGCGGAACAGCCGGTCGACCAGCCAGGCCGGCGCCTGGCGTCCCGGCGCGATCTGGCGGAAGGCGATCTCGAGCTCGTGGAGCTGGTCGTTGCGCGCCTCGTCGACCCTGGGATGCTGACTGGTCGGGCCGATGAACAGGCCGGAGAAGAGGTAGGAGAGCGAGGGATGGTTGTGCCAGTAGCCGAGCAGGCTCTTCAGCAGGTCGGGCCGGCGCAGCAGCGGCGACTCGGCGGCGGACGGCCCGCCCAGCGTGACGTGGTTGCCGCCGCCGGTGCCGGTGTGGCGCCCGTCGATCATGAATTTCTGCGCCCCGAGCCGGGTCTGCCGCGCCTCCTCGTAGACGATCTCGGTCTTCGTCACGACCTCGCGCCAGTCGGCGGAGGGATGGATGTTGACCTCGATCACGCCGGGATCGGGCGTGACGCTGAAATGCAGCAGCCGCGCATCGCCGCCCGGCGGCGGATAGCCTTCGATGAAGACGGGCTGGCCGAGCTCCTCGGCGGTGTCTTCCACGGCCGCCACCAGGTCGAGATAGTCCTCGGTGCGCTCGACCGGCGGCATGAAGACGAAGAGATGCCCGTCGCGCGGCTCGAAGGCGATCGCCGTGCGCACGATCCAGTGGGGCGACGAGCCGACCGCGGGCCGCGCGCCATTGTCCGGCGCCAGCGCGCGATTCCAGATCTCCCGGCGCGACATGTCGCCGTCGATGTCGGCCGGCCGGCCTGGCCGCTGCGGCCGCAGCACCGGCGCGCGGCGGAAGGCGTCGATGGGCGGCAGCGCCGGATGCGGGATCATCGGATCGGGCTCGGCGATGAAGCCCGCATCCATGGGCGCCGCCCAAGGCAGCGAATCGAGGGGCAGACGAAAGCCCAGGGGCGAATCGCCGGGGATCAGGTAGCACCGCTCCGAACGCAGGAACCACGGCCCGCTCTTCCAGCGACCGCGGCCGTTATGGTCGCGCTGGATCGGCAACACGCTGCCGACCGGACTCTCCAGCCCCTGCTCGAAGATGCGCGACAGGCGCTCGCGCTCGAGCTCGTCCTTCACCCTCGATCGCTCGACCGTGACGTTGGCCGGCAGCCGGCGCTCGCGCCACAAATAGTACCAGGTGTCCTCGAAGGCCTGGAACAGGTAGCCGGGATCGAGCTGCAGGCGTTCGGCGAACGCCGCGGCGAAGCGATGCGCGAGAGCGGCGTCGGCGCCGGCCGGCTTGGACTCGAGCGCGATCAGGTGCGGATCGCGCCAGATCGGCTCGCCGTCCTTGCGCCAGTGGCAGCCGAGCGCCCAGCGCGGCAGCTGTTCGCCGGGGTACCACTTGCCCTGGCCGTAATGCAGCAGGGGTCCCTGCGCGAAGCGAT
This genomic interval carries:
- a CDS encoding transglutaminase family protein, translating into MSIHVALHHRTTYRYDRPVSLGPQVVRLRPAPHGRTAILSYALTVEPRRHFINWQQDPQGNHLARLVFPEKTETFDVTVDLVADMTVVNPFDFFLEPQAEQWPFDYDPSLAEEIAPFRKLEAPGPLLRQWLASVDRSKQRTVDFLVGLNARLQKEIGYVIRLEPGVQGCEQTLGLGKGSCRDTGWLLVTILRHLGFAARFASGYLIQLVPDEKPLDGPEGPTHDFTDLHAWCEVYLPGAGWIGLDPTSGLLAGEGHIPLACTPEPSSAAPIEGLVEKAEVAFAHDMKVTRIRETPRVTRPYSDAQWQALLDVGDAVERDIAQADLRLTMGGEPTFVSIDDMDGDEWNTLALGPEKRRRAGILFRRLADRFAQGPLLHYGQGKWYPGEQLPRWALGCHWRKDGEPIWRDPHLIALESKPAGADAALAHRFAAAFAERLQLDPGYLFQAFEDTWYYLWRERRLPANVTVERSRVKDELERERLSRIFEQGLESPVGSVLPIQRDHNGRGRWKSGPWFLRSERCYLIPGDSPLGFRLPLDSLPWAAPMDAGFIAEPDPMIPHPALPPIDAFRRAPVLRPQRPGRPADIDGDMSRREIWNRALAPDNGARPAVGSSPHWIVRTAIAFEPRDGHLFVFMPPVERTEDYLDLVAAVEDTAEELGQPVFIEGYPPPGGDARLLHFSVTPDPGVIEVNIHPSADWREVVTKTEIVYEEARQTRLGAQKFMIDGRHTGTGGGNHVTLGGPSAAESPLLRRPDLLKSLLGYWHNHPSLSYLFSGLFIGPTSQHPRVDEARNDQLHELEIAFRQIAPGRQAPAWLVDRLFRNILVDSTGNTHRTEFCIDKLFAPDSAAGRRGLLELRAFEMPPHWRMSVAQQALLRGLVAHFWQRPYERRLSRWGTRLHDEFMLPHFVWQDFADVLDDLAAAGYAFDPAWFTPHFEFRFPRIGGIARRGVGLELRHALEPWHVLGEEPGGGGAVRHVDSSVERLQVRVEGLNDARHVIACNGFALPLRATGVPGEYVAGVRYRAWQPANALHPTIGVHAPLVFDIHDTWSGRSIGGCTYHVAHPGGRNYDRVPVNANEAEARRRARFFPIGHTGGPAAEPRPLDNPEHPLTLDLRRA